A window of Lodderomyces elongisporus chromosome 8, complete sequence genomic DNA:
GAAGTGGTGCCGCCACCGAATTGGGACAAGATGTTCCCCGATGGATACAATGATACAAATATGCCCGATGTGCAGAAATGGGAGCACTTGCAAAATTGGATGAGAACAGCGGCGTTGCCAAACTTTTACAAACTATATGGACAAAATACAACTCAACTGATGAGTTCAGGTACATACCAAATCAGCATTGATATGAACTACCCGGTAGAGATTTTCGGTGGGTCAAAGAGTGTAGTGATTACTACTAATTCGATTTTTGGCGGGCGCAATGTTAGTTTAGGTGTCATATatattattgttgctgtCATTTGTCTTGTGTTGGGTATTGGCTTCCTCTTGCAAGTGTTGATCAAGCCACGCAAACTTGGTGATCACAATTATCTTCAAGAGGGAGAGATGGCCACCTACAGAGATCAGCTTtagatatataaatagtgtttaacaaaaaaaaagaaacagtgCGTTAGTATTTGCAAGCAGAAAAATTTCAAGAGTGGAAAGCATAAAGTGAGAAGCGAGTGAAcagataaaaaaaggaccgaaaaaaacgaaaagcGACAAAGCAAGAAATAGTAAAAGCGAAATCCAAAGTGAAGAACGAGacagagaagaaagaagaaaaaaaatatagataaCCAAAATTTATGAGCACGTAGATCTCTTTGACCTCTCTTGACACTATCCATCAACTTATTCATCAATGAACGTTAACCCACATTTGCAGTTCttgcagcaacagcagcagcaacagcagcaacagcaccTGCAGTCTCAACAAGCGCTGTCGTCGTCACCACAGATTACACAGCTTCAGTTGCAACAACAGATTCAGAGACAACAGTTGTTGAGTCAACAattgcagcaacaacagcagcaacaacaacaacagataGGAACACCTCTTGCACAAACAGTGCATACAGCTAATCCTTTACTAGCAGTATTGAATGGAGGAAACCCACAAGGTTCAAACAACCCAGGTATGGGCTCACTTAGCTCGAACCCCgtattacaacaactacaacttcAACAgttgcaacaacagcagcagcaacagcaacaacagcaacagcaacaacaacaacagcaattgCAGCAACAGCGACCAAGTCTGCAGCAGCAAATGGCACAATCATTCAACCAGTCGATCCCAATCATTAAAGAAGTTTGGGCACATAATTTAGAGCACGAGTTTCACAACTTGCGTAAATTCATCAACGACAAAAGCTGCATGGTTTTTGCAGCGATACACGAAGAGACTCCTGGAATAGTGGCAAGGGCTATTGGGTcattcaaaacaaacacGGATTACCATTTCCAAACTATTAGATGTAACTCGGATTTGCTCAACTTGATCCAGTGCAGTATTTGTTTTACAAAAGTGAAGGATAATGTTGTGAGCAACTCAGTCATCTGGCAATTCAATTTCGCTTATGACCtcacaaaagaaatgtATAATGAAGAGCACTTGGCCATGCTTTCGCAACAGTCATCTATTAATTTTTCGGCACATTCATCGCATGGAATCAAGTATCAAGAATTTGCAGAGTTGTTGATTGATAGTGGGTTGCTTCTTGACGAGTCTGTGAATTGGGTCTCTTTCCATGCCGGGTACGATTTGGGCTTTTTAATCAGTTTATTGATGAACCAAGGTTTACCTGTCGATGAGCCCGAATTTTATTGGTGGTGCCACAAGTTTTTCCCCAACTTTTACGATTTAAAGTATGTTGGAAACCAAATTCTTTCCGGTGATGAGAAATTAAACAAGCCGTCGATAGAGTACTTGGCAGAGGAGTTACATCTTTTGCCCATATCGCCGGTTATTCGTCAACTATTTGGAtcaaacatcaacaataacaatcaACTTACATCTACTTTACATGCTTACCTATCCATGGAGTGCTTCAAGGAAATTTTAAGACGCGCCAATTTCGATTTAAACACACTTGCAAAGTTCAAGGGTCATATCTGGGGATTAGGATCCTTTATGGCGGACCGCGAAGAGAATGGTGATGCTGCTACTGGGCCCATGACACCTAGAAATACGAAATCCGGTATAGTTAATTTAAGTAGAGCATAAACAATTACAATCATTATATTCCTCTACCATTATGCTGTCGTGAATCTTTACTTAGTCTGTACTTACTCTAAACATTTACCTTaactttgtctttttgagAGCCAGCTCCTCTTCAACTTCAGCATCTTCTGTTGaagcttcttcttcttcagctgctgctgctgctgctgcttccTTAGCTTTTGTTTCCCTCTCTTGTCTCTTTCGTTTGTAACCAGCCTTCTTATCCTCACCAGTCCTTACTTCCTCATcctgtggtggtggtacaAACCATGGAATCTTTCCTCTATTGAAATCGTTCAAGATTTGTTTCGCCACTCCACTCTCATCAGGTTCACCACCTTTCAATAGCCTACCTCCCTTTCTTGCAATCAACTCTATAAACTCAATACTTGCCTTTTCAAGTAGCGATGGATCCTCCTCGAATTTGCTCCACCCTTTAACTTCGTATGTTCGTTCCAAATGCTTTCGTTCACATTTCTTCAACATGTCGGGAATATACTGTTCTGGATGCGACACGTGCTCAACTCTCACCACTCCTCTGAACAAGATATCGGATTCCGTGTCTTTTGAGCTAGGCGGCACTATACCTGGACAATCAATGAGGAAAATCCTCTTCATCAAAGTGATATATTGCCAGACCTTGGTCTCACCTGGAATAGGCGCAACCGTACACACCTTCTTCTTACGCAATGTGTTGATGATCGATGATTTACCGGTGTTTGGGTAGCCAATGAACCCTACAGATATCTGTTTCCTATCTGAGTGCAATGTTGAAAATTGTCGAAGAAGCTGGATCAACAGCCCCTTACCAAAGGAGTTGGTGATCGATGCATGAAATGCCAATGTAGGATATGATTTCGACAAGTGTTTAACCCATGCAGCCTATTACAATTGTTAGTAttagcaaagaaaaaagaaaaggaaagaaagaaagaattgaaaaagtggaaacaattccaaaattttctatttcaaattcccttattttcatcttccatttcttcgtttcttcatttcttcatttctcACTTAATTGTTCATTCAGTCCCAGATGTTGGATTCTATACTACGAACCTAGTGGATATTGTCCTATACGACAGACTAGCTTCAACTCAAAAAGATTCCGATACGTGACTTTGCAATGCTGGTAAAAACTACCTGcagtaaaaaaaagctcCATTCAGTCAAAACGAAAGAATGGTGCTCAAAAGTCAAAGAACACGTAGTTGATTTCCCAAAGACGTAACAGGCAACACTGTGAATATTATAAtccaaatgaaaaaatcgTTAGAAATTTAGTTggaaaatgcaaatgccACCCTGACTAAATGCT
This region includes:
- the POP2 gene encoding CCR4-NOT core DEDD RNase subunit (BUSCO:EOG09262K67), whose product is MNFLQQQQQQQQQQHSQSQQASSSSPQITQLQLQQQIQRQQLLSQQLQQQQQQQQQQIGTPLAQTVHTANPLLAVLNGGNPQGSNNPGMGSLSSNPVLQQLQLQQLQQQQQQQQQQQQQQQQQQLQQQRPSSQQQMAQSFNQSIPIIKEVWAHNLEHEFHNLRKFINDKSCMVFAAIHEETPGIVARAIGSFKTNTDYHFQTIRCNSDLLNLIQCSICFTKVKDNVVSNSVIWQFNFAYDLTKEMYNEEHLAMLSQQSSINFSAHSSHGIKYQEFAELLIDSGLLLDESVNWVSFHAGYDLGFLISLLMNQGLPVDEPEFYWWCHKFFPNFYDLKYVGNQILSGDEKLNKPSIEYLAEELHLLPISPVIRQLFGSNINNNNQLTSTLHAYLSMECFKEILRRANFDLNTLAKFKGHIWGLGSFMADREENGDAATGPMTPRNTKSGIVNLSRA
- the NOG2_1 gene encoding GTPase required for pre-60S ribosomal subunit nuclear export and maturation, with product MDRKQISVGFIGYPNTGKSSIINTLRKKKVCTVAPIPGETKVWQYITLMKRIFLIDCPGIVPPSSKDTESDILFRGVVRVEHVSHPEQYIPDMLKKCERKHLERTYEVKGWSKFEEDPSLLEKASIEFIELIARKGGRLLKGGEPDESGVAKQILNDFNRGKIPWFVPPPQDEEVRTGEDKKAGYKRKRQERETKAKEAAAAAAAEEEEASTEDAEVEEESALKKTKLR